TGCCGCTGAGGAGCTCGTTTTTGGGCAGGGTGGCCAGCGCGTCCAGGTCCGCGAGCACACCTGCGGGCGGGTGGAAGGATCCCACGAGGTTCTTGCCCTCGGCAGTGTTGATGGCGGTTTTGCCGCCCACCGCCGCGTCCACCATGCCCAGCAGGGACGTGGGGATATGCACCACCTTGATGCCGCGCAGCCAGGTGGCTGCCACAAAGCCGGCCAGATCGGTGACAGCGCCGCCGCCCACCGCAACAATGGCGTCGGAACGGGTGAAGTCGTTCTGGCCCAGTACCTGCCAGCAGAACGAAGCCACCTGGATGTGCTTGCCCTCTTCGGCATCGGGGATCTCGGCGGTCACGGCAGTCAGGCCGGTGGCGGCAAGCTCGTCCCGCACCGTGTCTCCGGTGGCCCGCAGGGCCCGCGGGTGGATGACCAGTACCCGGCGCACCCGCTCCCCCAGCATGGCCGGGAGGCGGTCCAGCAGACCGTTGCCGATGACGACGTCGTAATTGCTTGCGGGGCTTTCGCCGCTCACCGGGATAACGGTGGGATCGGAGGCCATGTGATTAAGCTCCTTCATTGAGGATGGTTGTCAGCCGGTCGATAACGGCCGGGACGGCAAGTCCCCGGGTGTCGATGGTGAAGTCGGCCAGGGATTCGTAGACCGGACGGCGGGTTTTCGCCAGTTCCTCCCAGCGGCGCACGGGATCTCCGGCGAGCATCGGGCGGTTTCCGGAACGGATAATGCGGGGCAGGACCGTTTCCAGGTCCGTGTCCAAAAACACTACGGTGGCGCGGCGCAGCAGCTGCTGGGTGCCGGTGTCCAGCACCGCGCCTCCGCCCAGCGAAATGACGCCGGGAGTCTTGTCCGCCAGCGCTGCGGCGACGCTGCGGGCTTCAAGCTCGCGGAATCCGCATTCGCCGCGCGCCGCGAAGATTTCCGGAATCGGACCGTGCGAGTCCGCCACCAGCTGGTCCGTATCCGTGAATTTCAGCCGGTGCCGGGCAGCCAGCTCCCGCCCCACCACCGACTTTCCTGCCGCCATGAACCCGATCAGGACAATATGCGCCGCAGGTTTCAGCCGGCCGGCGGTCCTTGAACCGGCAGAGTTGGAAAGGGCAGAGCGGTCAGGACTGCCGGACACTGGTGCCAGCCGATTCCAGGGCGCTCGGAATGTTTTCGAGGTAGGTCCGCAGGTTCCGGGCCGTTTCGGCCACCGAGTCCCCGCCGAACTTCTCCGTCACGGCTTCTGCGAGCACGAGCGCCACCATGGCCTCGGCCACCACGCCTGCTGCCGGAACGGCACATACATCGGAGCGCTGGTGGTGGGCACGTGCCGGTTCGCCGGTGCTGACGTCAACGGTCTGCAGGGCGTGCGGCACGGTGGCAATCGGCTTCATGGCCGCGCGGACGCGCAGGACCTCGCCGATGCTCATGCCGCCTTCGATGCCGCCGGCGCGGTTACCGGAGCGGATGACCCGCCCGTCTTCGTCCTGCAGGATTTCGTCATGGGCAGCTGACCCGCGGCGCGCAGCCGTGAGGAAGCCGTCGCCGATCTCGACGCCCTTGATGGCCT
This genomic interval from Arthrobacter sunyaminii contains the following:
- a CDS encoding shikimate kinase, with product MSGSPDRSALSNSAGSRTAGRLKPAAHIVLIGFMAAGKSVVGRELAARHRLKFTDTDQLVADSHGPIPEIFAARGECGFRELEARSVAAALADKTPGVISLGGGAVLDTGTQQLLRRATVVFLDTDLETVLPRIIRSGNRPMLAGDPVRRWEELAKTRRPVYESLADFTIDTRGLAVPAVIDRLTTILNEGA